The following proteins come from a genomic window of Solwaraspora sp. WMMA2065:
- a CDS encoding TIGR02677 family protein, with translation MSPGTSPAVQPFAHLQAQNVTLYRDVLDAFIRAKRRFTVHLRPEDVLAEIGPGVSLEAVAAALAQLAEWGNLRADPDTGRVTTVEDFHRARYLYQLSAHGHAAEQAIATYEEAIGRRGALQSVALSDIADQLRALLGIATEAAAGSAPDPAKTHLLMLSLVDRFTGLADNAQAFMASLRRAVDFADADVAAFLAYKEQLIAYLERFIADLANRGAEIANLAHRIEATGVRPLLEIVARREAVDAAPGEDADDRALHQARVVWQQRWDGLRDWFVSGDASRQSQARLLRTAAIGAIRQLLGAVASINERRAGRSDRSADFRSLALWFAQASDDEAAHRLWHTAFGLSPVRHLTVTTETLAAVEQRPVPASTSWAQAPRLEISPRLRKTGSYERRGSPSRVLDRSAQRRQLAERAERETTQTARARAALATDGPVPLSRLGELDTAEFRLFLHLLGDALAARRPDATEVTTTTSDGTLRVRLVRVDGAPPVRIVTADGVLTGPEHLVDITDLAPTGADLVSAGPLSAGADLAAVGAAG, from the coding sequence ATGTCCCCCGGTACCTCACCGGCCGTCCAGCCGTTCGCGCACCTGCAGGCGCAGAACGTCACCCTGTACCGGGACGTGCTGGACGCCTTCATCCGCGCGAAACGTCGGTTCACCGTGCATCTGCGGCCGGAGGACGTCCTGGCCGAGATCGGCCCCGGGGTGTCGCTGGAGGCCGTCGCGGCGGCGCTGGCCCAGCTCGCCGAGTGGGGCAACCTGCGGGCCGACCCGGACACCGGACGGGTCACCACCGTGGAAGACTTCCACCGCGCCCGCTACCTCTACCAGTTGAGCGCGCACGGCCACGCCGCCGAGCAGGCCATCGCCACGTACGAGGAGGCGATCGGCCGACGCGGCGCCCTGCAGTCGGTGGCGCTGTCCGACATCGCCGACCAGCTGCGCGCCCTGCTGGGCATCGCCACCGAGGCCGCCGCCGGGTCCGCGCCCGACCCGGCGAAGACCCACCTGCTGATGCTGAGCCTGGTCGACCGGTTCACCGGGCTGGCCGACAACGCGCAGGCGTTCATGGCGTCGCTGCGGCGGGCCGTCGACTTCGCCGACGCCGACGTGGCGGCCTTCCTCGCGTACAAGGAACAGCTGATCGCGTACCTCGAACGGTTCATCGCCGATCTCGCCAACCGGGGCGCGGAGATCGCCAACCTGGCCCACCGGATCGAGGCGACCGGGGTACGCCCGCTGCTGGAGATAGTGGCCCGCCGGGAGGCCGTCGACGCCGCACCCGGCGAGGACGCCGACGACCGGGCACTGCACCAGGCGCGGGTGGTCTGGCAGCAACGCTGGGACGGGCTGCGGGACTGGTTCGTCAGCGGCGACGCCAGCCGGCAGTCCCAGGCACGGCTGCTGCGTACCGCCGCCATCGGCGCGATCCGGCAGCTGCTCGGCGCGGTGGCGTCGATCAACGAACGTCGGGCCGGCCGGTCGGACCGGTCGGCCGACTTCCGGTCGCTCGCATTGTGGTTCGCGCAGGCCTCCGACGACGAGGCCGCGCACCGGCTGTGGCACACCGCGTTCGGCCTGTCGCCGGTGCGGCACCTGACCGTGACGACCGAGACCCTGGCCGCGGTCGAGCAGCGACCGGTGCCGGCATCGACGTCGTGGGCCCAGGCACCCCGGCTGGAGATCAGCCCTCGACTGCGCAAAACCGGATCGTACGAGCGGCGTGGCTCGCCGAGCCGGGTGCTGGACCGATCCGCGCAGCGGCGGCAGTTGGCCGAACGTGCCGAGCGGGAGACGACCCAGACGGCCCGCGCCCGAGCGGCGTTGGCCACTGACGGGCCCGTCCCACTGTCGCGCCTCGGTGAACTGGACACCGCCGAGTTCCGGCTCTTTCTCCATCTGCTGGGCGACGCGCTGGCGGCCCGGCGGCCGGACGCCACGGAGGTGACCACCACCACCTCCGACGGCACGCTACGGGTACGTCTGGTCCGCGTCGACGGGGCGCC